Proteins from a single region of Streptococcus mitis:
- a CDS encoding DegV family protein, translated as MTWKIIADSGCDYRQLERPAIDTTFVSVPLTIQVADQVFVDDASLDIDQMMETMYATAEASKSACPSPDDYLRAFEGAKNIFLVTITGTLSGSHNSAQLAKNIYLEEHPDTKIHVIDSLSAGGEVDLLVEKLNDLIDQGLSFEEVVEAITAYQEKTKLLFVLAKVDNLVKNGRLSKLIGTVVGLLNIRMVGEASETGTLELLQKARGPKKSIQAAYEELVKAGYAGGRIVMAQRNNEKCCQQLSERILETFPQADIKILPTSGLCSFYAEDGGLLMGYEID; from the coding sequence ATGACTTGGAAGATTATTGCTGACTCTGGTTGTGATTATCGTCAGCTGGAAAGACCAGCTATTGACACAACCTTTGTAAGTGTCCCCTTAACCATTCAAGTAGCTGATCAGGTCTTTGTTGATGATGCCAGTCTTGACATTGACCAAATGATGGAAACCATGTATGCAACCGCAGAAGCTTCAAAATCAGCTTGTCCAAGCCCAGATGATTATTTGCGAGCATTTGAAGGTGCCAAAAACATTTTCCTAGTAACCATCACGGGTACTCTTTCTGGCAGCCACAATAGTGCTCAACTAGCAAAGAATATTTATCTGGAAGAACATCCTGACACTAAGATTCATGTGATTGATAGTTTGTCTGCTGGTGGGGAAGTTGACTTGCTCGTAGAAAAATTGAATGACTTGATTGACCAGGGCTTGTCTTTTGAAGAAGTGGTTGAAGCTATCACTGCCTATCAAGAAAAAACCAAGTTACTTTTTGTCCTAGCCAAAGTCGATAACTTGGTGAAGAACGGCCGTTTGAGCAAGCTTATCGGTACAGTCGTTGGCCTTCTCAACATCCGTATGGTTGGAGAAGCTAGTGAAACTGGAACTCTTGAATTACTACAAAAAGCACGAGGGCCAAAGAAATCGATTCAGGCAGCCTATGAAGAGTTGGTGAAGGCTGGATATGCTGGAGGCCGTATTGTCATGGCCCAACGCAATAACGAAAAATGTTGCCAACAGCTCTCAGAGCGAATCCTTGAAACCTTCCCACAAGCGGATATCAAAATTCTCCCAACATCTGGTCTCTGCAGTTTCTATGCAGAAGATGGTGGTTTGCTGATGGGATATGAAATTGATTAA